From Solwaraspora sp. WMMD1047, the proteins below share one genomic window:
- the manA gene encoding mannose-6-phosphate isomerase, class I has protein sequence MRPLRGVIRDYAWGSRTVIADLQGRPVPSPGPEAELWLGAHPDAPSELSPAAGAGAGAGAGAGAGAGGSLLDALLAEPDRWLSGPVAARFGHRLPYLLKVLAAQAPLSLQAHPDPEQARLGHAAERAGPTGAHRNYADPHHKPEMLVALSPFDALCGFRDPRVSAAAIDAFGVAALAPVTAALRAGDEGLRSAVRLLLTWPEPDRAGLVEAVAAAEVPAGFAADAGLARQLAGHYPGDPGVLVALLLNHVRLAPGEAIWMPAGNLHAYLCGAGVELMAASDNVLRGGLTPKHVDVPELLRVLRFDVLADPRLPAVPVAPGVITWPVPIADFALHRVRLDPAVPRAGLDLTGPRLVLCVTGGVRVADGSAGVDLTPGTAAIGPADGGSIELSGTGEVFVASVGMLN, from the coding sequence GTGCGGCCGCTGCGGGGGGTGATCCGCGACTACGCCTGGGGGTCGCGGACCGTCATCGCCGATCTGCAGGGGCGGCCGGTGCCCAGCCCCGGGCCGGAGGCGGAGCTGTGGCTCGGCGCCCACCCGGACGCACCGTCGGAGCTGTCGCCTGCTGCCGGTGCCGGTGCCGGTGCCGGTGCTGGTGCTGGTGCTGGTGCTGGTGGCAGCCTGCTGGACGCCCTGCTGGCCGAGCCGGACCGGTGGCTGTCCGGGCCGGTGGCGGCCCGGTTCGGCCACCGGCTGCCGTACCTGTTGAAGGTGCTCGCCGCGCAGGCGCCGCTGTCGCTGCAGGCGCACCCGGACCCGGAGCAGGCCCGGCTCGGCCACGCGGCCGAGCGGGCCGGCCCAACCGGCGCGCACCGCAACTACGCCGACCCGCACCACAAGCCGGAGATGCTTGTCGCGCTCTCGCCGTTCGACGCGCTCTGCGGGTTCCGCGACCCGCGGGTGTCGGCCGCGGCGATCGACGCCTTCGGCGTCGCCGCGCTGGCCCCGGTGACCGCCGCCCTGCGGGCCGGCGACGAAGGGCTGCGGTCGGCCGTCCGGTTGTTGCTGACCTGGCCGGAGCCGGACCGGGCCGGTCTGGTCGAGGCGGTGGCCGCGGCGGAGGTGCCGGCCGGGTTCGCCGCGGACGCCGGGCTGGCCCGGCAGCTGGCCGGGCACTATCCCGGCGACCCCGGGGTGCTGGTCGCGCTGCTGCTCAACCACGTCCGGCTGGCCCCGGGCGAGGCGATCTGGATGCCGGCCGGGAACCTGCACGCCTACCTGTGCGGTGCCGGGGTGGAGCTGATGGCGGCCAGCGACAACGTGCTGCGCGGTGGCCTGACGCCCAAGCACGTCGACGTGCCGGAGTTGTTGCGGGTGTTGCGGTTCGACGTGCTCGCGGATCCGCGGCTGCCGGCCGTGCCGGTCGCGCCCGGCGTGATCACCTGGCCGGTACCGATCGCGGACTTCGCGCTGCACCGGGTCCGGCTCGATCCGGCGGTGCCGCGGGCCGGGCTGGACCTGACCGGGCCGCGACTGGTGCTCTGCGTCACGGGTGGGGTCCGGGTGGCGGACGGGTCCGCCGGGGTGGATCTGACGCCCGGTACGGCGGCGATCGGTCCGGCGGACGGTGGGTCGATCGAGCTGTCCGGTACGGGAGAGGTCTTCGTCGCCTCGGTCGGCATGCTCAACTAG
- the mtrB gene encoding MtrAB system histidine kinase MtrB produces the protein MQRAAVTAAALHRTWRRSLQVRVVTITLVLSSVLVGGFAYLVATRITNILLDNATSDVKERLVDGRDYAYEQIGVHNQAVEPQLKNTFESTAGYLAGGDPAQMGGVVVALETYGYPVSATSPAVDVRGVLDAALRQRVVDGDVAHQIRTGDLGDGPTKYLVYGSPVPTKWGQAELYYFVPLTRWDEIASEARATVLATGFALVLLLGLLAALVTRLVVNPVRVAARTAQRLSAGLLDQRMVVNGEDDLALLAASFNQMATNLQRQIVRLEEMSRLQRRFTSDVSHELRTPLTTVRMAADLIFAERDDFDPAVARSAELLQNELDRFESLLTDLLEISRFDAGFAMLDSEPTDLVPVVHRVVERLEPLADRLGVPLRLTAPDPPVIAEVDPRRVERILRNLVGNAVEHGEGRPVEVTVGVDDGAVAITVRDRGVGLRPGEEKLVFNRFWRADPSRARQTGGTGLGLSISVEDARLHGGWLEAWGAPGRGAQFRLTLPVRAGDRLTSSPLRLVPADEAVLLGQVVAADRDGADGRATRSGATSDGDAAGGPAGPGSAPATTGAGGPEPAPAQRDTRAEVEVI, from the coding sequence CTGCAGCGCGCCGCGGTGACCGCCGCCGCCCTGCACCGCACCTGGCGCCGGTCGCTGCAGGTCCGGGTGGTCACCATCACCCTCGTCCTCTCCAGCGTCCTGGTGGGCGGTTTCGCCTACCTGGTGGCGACCCGGATCACGAACATCCTGCTGGACAACGCCACCTCCGACGTCAAGGAGCGGCTGGTGGACGGCCGGGACTACGCGTACGAGCAGATCGGCGTCCACAACCAGGCGGTCGAGCCGCAGCTGAAGAACACCTTCGAGTCCACCGCCGGCTACCTGGCCGGCGGCGACCCGGCCCAGATGGGCGGTGTCGTGGTGGCGCTGGAGACGTACGGTTATCCGGTCTCCGCGACGTCGCCGGCGGTGGACGTGCGCGGGGTGCTCGACGCCGCGCTGCGCCAGCGGGTCGTCGACGGCGACGTGGCGCACCAGATCCGCACCGGTGACCTCGGTGACGGCCCGACCAAGTACCTGGTCTACGGGTCGCCGGTGCCGACCAAGTGGGGGCAGGCCGAGCTCTACTACTTCGTCCCCCTCACCCGGTGGGACGAGATCGCCAGCGAGGCGCGGGCCACCGTGCTGGCCACCGGGTTCGCCCTGGTCCTGCTGCTCGGGCTGCTGGCCGCCCTGGTCACCCGGCTGGTGGTGAATCCGGTCCGGGTGGCCGCCCGGACCGCCCAGCGGCTCTCCGCCGGCCTGCTCGACCAGCGGATGGTGGTCAACGGGGAGGACGACCTCGCCCTGCTGGCGGCCTCGTTCAACCAGATGGCGACGAACCTGCAACGACAGATCGTCCGGCTGGAGGAGATGTCCCGCCTGCAGCGCCGGTTCACCTCGGACGTCTCGCACGAGTTGCGTACCCCGTTGACCACGGTACGGATGGCCGCCGATCTGATCTTCGCCGAACGGGACGACTTCGATCCCGCCGTCGCCCGCAGCGCCGAGCTGCTCCAGAACGAGCTGGACCGGTTCGAGAGCCTGCTCACCGACCTGTTGGAGATCAGCCGGTTCGACGCGGGCTTCGCGATGCTGGACTCCGAACCGACCGACCTGGTCCCGGTGGTGCATCGGGTGGTGGAACGGCTCGAACCGCTGGCCGACCGGCTCGGGGTGCCGCTGCGGCTCACCGCCCCGGACCCGCCGGTGATCGCCGAGGTGGACCCGCGGCGGGTCGAGCGGATCCTGCGCAACCTGGTCGGCAACGCCGTCGAGCACGGCGAGGGCCGCCCGGTGGAGGTGACCGTCGGCGTCGACGACGGCGCCGTGGCGATCACCGTCCGGGACCGGGGCGTCGGCCTGCGTCCGGGCGAGGAGAAGCTGGTCTTCAACCGGTTCTGGCGGGCCGACCCGTCCCGCGCCCGGCAGACCGGCGGCACCGGGCTGGGCCTGTCGATAAGCGTGGAGGACGCCCGGTTGCACGGCGGCTGGCTGGAGGCGTGGGGCGCCCCGGGTCGGGGTGCCCAGTTCCGGCTGACCCTGCCGGTCCGGGCCGGCGACCGGCTGACCTCCTCGCCGCTGCGTCTGGTCCCCGCCGACGAGGCGGTCCTGCTGGGCCAGGTCGTCGCCGCCGACCGGGACGGGGCCGATGGCCGGGCCACCAGGAGCGGGGCGACAAGCGACGGGGACGCTGCCGGCGGGCCGGCCGGTCCGGGGTCCGCCCCGGCCACCACGGGCGCCGGTGGGCCGGAGCCGGCGCCCGCCCAGCGGGACACCCGAGCCGAGGTGGAGGTCATCTGA
- the ahcY gene encoding adenosylhomocysteinase, with protein sequence MTSTLPAPSDGASTAARPGTLVEGDYKVADLSLAAFGRKEIQLAEHEMPGLMSLRREFAAAQPLRGARITGSLHMTIQTAVLIETLVALGAEVRWASCNIFSTQDHAAAAVVVGPEGSVDAPAGVPVYAWKGETLEEYWWCTERVLLWPDGQGPNMILDDGGDATLLVHRGAQFEKAGAVPPVESADSEEYAVILGVLHRSLAEDNQRWTRVAAGIKGVTEETTTGVHRLYEMQQAGNLLFPAINVNDSVTKSKFDNKYGCRHSLIDGINRATDVLIGGKVAVVLGYGDVGKGCAESLRGQGARVVVTEVDPICALQAAMDGYQVATLDDVVETADIFITATGCYDVITNEHMARMKHQAIVGNIGHFDNEIDMAGLAKRSDVTRLNIKPQVDVWQFEDGHSIIVLSEGRLLNLGNATGHPSFVMSNSFANQTIAQIELFTKNDEYPIGVYTLPKHLDEKVARLHLDALGAKLTTLSKEQASYLGVPVEGPYKPDHYRY encoded by the coding sequence ATGACCAGCACCCTCCCCGCGCCATCCGACGGCGCGTCGACCGCGGCCCGACCCGGCACGCTCGTCGAGGGCGACTACAAGGTGGCGGATCTGTCGCTCGCCGCGTTCGGTCGGAAGGAGATCCAGCTCGCCGAGCACGAGATGCCCGGCCTGATGTCGCTCCGGCGCGAGTTCGCCGCCGCCCAGCCGTTGCGTGGCGCCCGGATCACCGGCTCGCTGCACATGACCATCCAGACCGCCGTGCTGATCGAGACGCTTGTCGCGCTCGGCGCCGAGGTGCGCTGGGCGTCCTGCAACATCTTCTCGACCCAGGACCACGCGGCGGCCGCCGTCGTGGTCGGCCCGGAGGGCAGCGTCGACGCGCCGGCCGGCGTCCCGGTGTACGCCTGGAAGGGCGAGACCCTCGAAGAATACTGGTGGTGCACCGAGCGGGTGCTGCTCTGGCCGGACGGCCAGGGCCCCAACATGATCCTCGACGACGGCGGCGACGCCACCCTGCTGGTGCACCGTGGCGCCCAGTTCGAGAAGGCCGGCGCGGTGCCGCCGGTGGAGAGCGCCGACTCCGAGGAGTACGCCGTGATCCTCGGCGTGCTGCACCGCTCGCTCGCCGAGGACAACCAGCGCTGGACCCGGGTCGCCGCCGGGATCAAGGGCGTCACCGAGGAGACCACCACCGGTGTGCACCGGCTCTACGAGATGCAGCAGGCGGGCAACCTGCTCTTCCCGGCGATCAACGTCAACGACTCGGTGACCAAGAGCAAGTTCGACAACAAGTACGGCTGCCGGCACTCGCTCATCGACGGCATCAACCGCGCCACCGACGTGCTGATCGGTGGCAAGGTGGCCGTGGTGCTCGGCTACGGCGACGTCGGCAAGGGTTGCGCCGAGTCGCTGCGCGGCCAGGGCGCCCGGGTCGTGGTCACCGAGGTCGACCCGATCTGCGCGCTGCAGGCGGCGATGGACGGCTACCAGGTGGCCACCCTGGACGACGTGGTGGAGACGGCCGACATCTTCATCACCGCCACCGGCTGCTACGACGTGATCACCAACGAGCACATGGCCCGGATGAAGCACCAGGCCATCGTGGGCAACATCGGCCACTTCGACAACGAGATCGACATGGCCGGGCTGGCGAAGCGGTCGGATGTCACCCGGCTCAACATCAAGCCGCAGGTCGACGTCTGGCAGTTCGAGGACGGCCACTCGATCATCGTGCTCTCCGAGGGCCGGCTGCTGAACCTGGGCAACGCCACCGGACACCCGAGCTTCGTGATGTCCAACTCGTTCGCCAACCAGACGATCGCCCAGATCGAGCTCTTCACCAAGAACGACGAGTACCCGATCGGCGTCTACACGCTGCCCAAGCACCTGGACGAGAAGGTCGCCCGGCTGCACCTGGACGCGCTCGGCGCCAAGCTGACCACGCTCAGCAAGGAGCAGGCCAGCTACCTCGGCGTCCCGGTCGAGGGCCCGTACAAGCCGGATCACTACCGGTACTGA
- a CDS encoding ComF family protein — translation MTATGRPDPAGWWAVLADLVLPVGCAGCRAERVPLTQGVCADCVAMLRALRPAPAAPTPAPPGMPDCFALGAYQAPLRETLLAYKERGRHGLAWPLGSLLAEVVAAAVGGPRPVVLVPVPATARAARARHGDHLRRLTRQAAGRLRRAGWPVLVAHPLRALPRPDSADLDSAGRAQAAATAFRVRGGSFRVPGGLDRLRQAAVEHPVVLLDDIVTTGATLAAVTRLLAANGIPVAVAAVLAATIRRRLG, via the coding sequence ATGACCGCGACCGGGAGGCCGGACCCCGCGGGGTGGTGGGCGGTGCTGGCCGATCTCGTCCTGCCGGTCGGGTGCGCCGGCTGCCGGGCCGAGCGGGTACCGCTGACCCAGGGCGTCTGCGCCGACTGCGTGGCGATGCTACGGGCCCTGCGACCGGCGCCGGCCGCACCGACCCCGGCGCCACCGGGGATGCCGGACTGCTTCGCACTGGGGGCGTACCAGGCGCCGTTGCGGGAGACGCTGTTGGCGTACAAGGAAAGGGGTCGGCACGGGTTGGCCTGGCCGCTGGGGTCGCTGCTCGCCGAGGTGGTGGCGGCGGCGGTCGGCGGGCCGCGCCCGGTGGTGCTGGTGCCCGTCCCGGCCACCGCGCGGGCCGCGCGGGCCCGGCACGGGGATCACCTGCGACGGCTGACCCGGCAGGCCGCCGGCCGGCTGCGCCGGGCCGGCTGGCCGGTGCTGGTGGCCCACCCGCTGCGGGCCCTGCCGCGGCCCGACTCCGCCGACCTGGACAGCGCCGGCCGGGCGCAGGCGGCGGCCACCGCGTTCCGGGTACGCGGCGGATCCTTCCGGGTACCCGGCGGACTGGACCGGCTGCGCCAGGCCGCCGTCGAGCATCCGGTCGTGCTGCTCGACGACATCGTCACCACCGGTGCGACGCTGGCCGCGGTGACCCGGTTGCTGGCCGCCAACGGCATTCCGGTGGCGGTCGCCGCCGTGCTCGCCGCAACGATCCGACGCCGCCTCGGGTGA
- a CDS encoding GNAT family N-acetyltransferase has translation MRPETIETDRVRLRRYQETDIADLMAGCGDPLTRRFLPALPDPYTEIDARWWIADGSGAEWAAGGAAYAIADPGSDRLLGGIGIGNVQRLRGQGEVGYWVAPWARRQGVATAAVTALVDRAFATGFTRLELLTHLDNGPSQRVALAAGFQREGVRRGAGPGRGGGRRDLLGWARLAGDPAGPTPRTLPDLPGGRLTDGVVVLRPLAAADTDFLFALQRLPEVVATSVPPLAPERSAIAAKCAGAESSWLAGSRADLVILDAASGEPAGEIGLYYQEPPTGQAMIGYAMLPAWRGRGYPTRAARLLARWAFDATGIARLIAGTLPENTGSQRVLEKAGFQREGHLRGRLPGIAGTRVDDILYALLPTDLPG, from the coding sequence GTGCGGCCGGAGACCATCGAGACCGACCGGGTGCGGCTGCGGCGTTACCAGGAGACCGACATCGCGGACCTGATGGCCGGCTGCGGCGATCCGCTCACCCGGCGGTTCCTGCCGGCTCTGCCCGACCCGTACACCGAGATCGACGCCCGGTGGTGGATCGCCGACGGATCGGGTGCCGAGTGGGCCGCCGGTGGCGCGGCGTACGCCATCGCCGACCCGGGCAGCGACCGGCTGCTGGGCGGCATCGGGATCGGCAACGTGCAGCGGCTGCGCGGCCAGGGCGAGGTGGGCTACTGGGTGGCGCCGTGGGCCCGGCGTCAGGGTGTTGCCACGGCCGCCGTGACCGCCCTCGTCGACCGGGCGTTCGCGACGGGGTTCACCCGGCTGGAACTGCTCACCCACCTGGACAACGGGCCGAGCCAGCGGGTCGCGCTCGCCGCCGGCTTCCAGCGGGAGGGGGTCCGGCGGGGCGCCGGACCGGGGCGCGGCGGGGGCCGCCGCGACCTGCTCGGCTGGGCCCGGTTGGCGGGCGACCCGGCCGGCCCGACCCCCCGGACCCTGCCCGACCTGCCCGGCGGGCGGCTGACCGACGGGGTGGTGGTGCTGCGCCCGCTGGCGGCGGCCGACACCGACTTCCTCTTCGCCCTGCAGCGACTCCCCGAGGTGGTGGCGACGAGCGTTCCGCCGTTGGCCCCGGAGCGGAGCGCCATCGCCGCCAAGTGCGCCGGGGCGGAGAGCAGTTGGCTCGCCGGCAGCCGCGCCGATCTGGTCATCCTCGACGCCGCCAGCGGCGAGCCGGCGGGCGAGATCGGCCTGTACTACCAGGAGCCGCCGACCGGGCAGGCGATGATCGGCTACGCGATGCTGCCAGCCTGGCGCGGGCGCGGCTACCCGACCCGGGCCGCCCGGCTGCTGGCCCGGTGGGCGTTCGACGCCACCGGCATCGCCCGCCTCATCGCCGGCACCCTGCCGGAGAACACCGGCTCCCAGCGGGTGTTGGAGAAGGCCGGCTTCCAGCGGGAGGGCCACCTACGCGGCCGGCTGCCCGGAATCGCCGGCACCCGCGTCGACGACATCCTGTACGCCCTACTCCCCACCGACCTCCCTGGCTGA
- a CDS encoding LpqB family beta-propeller domain-containing protein codes for MSAPRTRIGGRLVAALAAASLAVGLAGCGIPDQTDVQIDGRGPEPGTGAGDGTGSAPPGRLDAGDEVGQFAVNFLAAAAGEASGAYERVNAYLPEGRRHKPKPVNEVAINVVRLIDGAPRFTDSADGPSTVTIRVAQVGVLRADGAITEPKLSDTEYTFTVGRIEADPDRPGSGSGLYVLDPPPVLLMSTDALGSYYLGRTIYFWNADRTALVPDLRYMPVAVPSARQPTEVLNWLTGGPSEWLAGTAVQLPEGSNLIGNVTVAESGGRAEVNLSVNAGELDDEAELDQLYNQLAWSLRENLRGDLELKIQGQQRKVADIADHLDANPLYRVTRTPEPFCVYAGELHPLARPGVASTVPVADEANRNIRSAALARDGDQVWAALVTPAGDRWRLRAGAGTGNVSSFVDSTTTFATMGRPVWLKGSDPTDPTGLVVADGRLYRFGLDAVFTEVRLPNAAGAVTAVGAALDGHRIAFVAGNKLYVASLSTEGDTVTAGRARRLASTPREITGVDWNGENSLELAGVNDDQTSIYQTTTDGASERAIIPRVQVAGVTHVAAYPNNPVVLSPGGSPMYEGSGIAYSAGDRITAEEVTGETENPDGDEGNPTAPFFLY; via the coding sequence ATGAGCGCTCCGAGGACGCGCATCGGGGGCCGGCTCGTCGCCGCGCTGGCCGCGGCGAGCCTGGCCGTCGGGCTCGCCGGCTGCGGCATCCCCGACCAGACCGACGTGCAGATCGACGGGCGGGGCCCGGAGCCGGGCACCGGCGCCGGCGACGGCACCGGCTCGGCGCCACCCGGCCGGCTCGACGCCGGGGACGAGGTGGGGCAGTTCGCGGTCAACTTCCTGGCCGCCGCCGCGGGCGAGGCCAGTGGGGCGTACGAGCGGGTCAACGCCTATCTGCCCGAGGGGCGGCGACACAAGCCGAAGCCGGTCAACGAGGTGGCCATCAACGTCGTCCGGCTGATCGACGGGGCGCCCCGGTTCACCGACAGCGCCGACGGCCCCAGCACGGTCACCATCCGGGTGGCCCAGGTCGGGGTGCTGCGGGCCGACGGCGCCATCACCGAACCGAAGCTTTCCGACACCGAGTACACCTTCACCGTCGGCCGGATCGAGGCCGACCCGGACCGGCCCGGGTCCGGCAGCGGTCTCTACGTACTCGACCCGCCGCCGGTGCTGCTGATGAGCACCGACGCGCTGGGCAGCTACTACCTGGGACGGACCATCTACTTCTGGAACGCCGACCGGACCGCGCTCGTGCCCGACCTGCGCTACATGCCGGTCGCCGTACCGTCGGCCCGCCAGCCCACCGAGGTGCTCAACTGGCTCACCGGCGGCCCTTCGGAGTGGCTGGCGGGCACCGCCGTCCAGCTGCCGGAGGGCAGCAACCTGATCGGCAACGTGACGGTGGCCGAATCCGGTGGTCGGGCCGAGGTCAACCTCTCGGTCAACGCCGGGGAGCTCGACGACGAGGCCGAACTGGACCAGCTCTACAACCAACTCGCCTGGTCGTTGCGGGAGAACCTGCGGGGTGACCTCGAACTCAAGATTCAGGGCCAGCAGCGCAAGGTCGCCGACATCGCGGACCACCTCGACGCCAATCCGCTGTACCGGGTGACCCGCACCCCGGAACCCTTCTGCGTCTACGCCGGAGAACTGCATCCCCTGGCGCGGCCCGGGGTGGCCAGCACGGTCCCGGTGGCGGACGAGGCGAACCGGAACATCCGGTCGGCCGCGCTGGCCCGCGACGGCGACCAGGTGTGGGCGGCCCTGGTCACGCCGGCCGGCGACCGGTGGCGGTTGCGCGCCGGGGCCGGCACCGGCAACGTGTCGAGCTTTGTGGACAGCACCACCACCTTCGCCACCATGGGCCGCCCGGTCTGGTTGAAGGGCTCCGACCCGACGGATCCGACCGGCCTGGTGGTGGCCGACGGGCGGCTCTACCGGTTCGGCCTGGACGCGGTGTTCACCGAGGTCCGGCTCCCCAACGCGGCCGGTGCGGTGACCGCGGTCGGGGCGGCGTTGGACGGTCACCGGATCGCGTTCGTCGCCGGCAACAAGTTGTACGTCGCGTCGCTGTCCACCGAGGGCGACACGGTCACCGCCGGCCGGGCCCGCCGGTTGGCCAGCACCCCCCGGGAGATCACCGGGGTGGACTGGAACGGCGAGAACAGCCTGGAACTGGCCGGCGTGAACGATGACCAGACGTCCATCTACCAGACCACCACCGACGGGGCGAGCGAGCGGGCGATCATCCCCCGGGTGCAGGTCGCCGGCGTCACGCACGTCGCCGCGTACCCGAACAATCCGGTGGTGCTCAGCCCTGGGGGCAGCCCGATGTACGAGGGCAGCGGCATCGCCTACTCCGCCGGCGACCGGATCACCGCCGAAGAGGTGACCGGCGAGACGGAGAACCCGGACGGGGACGAGGGGAACCCGACCGCGCCGTTCTTCCTCTACTGA
- a CDS encoding winged helix-turn-helix domain-containing protein, producing MPAYTKKQKLIDALTQRIQSGTYPPGTKLPSGTELCAEFDVSRQVVRAAIDWLKARGLVDGAPGAGVFVRDPSDR from the coding sequence ATGCCTGCGTACACCAAGAAACAGAAACTCATCGACGCGCTGACGCAGCGGATCCAGTCCGGGACCTATCCACCGGGTACGAAACTGCCCTCCGGAACGGAACTGTGCGCCGAGTTCGACGTGTCGCGTCAGGTCGTCCGCGCTGCCATCGACTGGTTGAAGGCCCGGGGACTGGTGGACGGAGCGCCCGGTGCCGGCGTTTTCGTCCGCGACCCGTCGGATCGCTGA
- the raiA gene encoding ribosome-associated translation inhibitor RaiA encodes MDIVVKGRNVEVPDHYRVHVADKLAKIERYDHKLIRVDVELFHERNPRQSDHCQRVEITCVSRGPVVRAEACAKDFYSALDAAIAKLDTRLRRAADRRRVHRGRHAPVSVAAATAGLPVADLASAPLATLTRPAPSTVEELDPAAFDNPQDGRSPGHTHGEVDEYDDGQPWHIAREKVHPSTPMTIDDALFQMELVGHDFYLFLNKESGRPSVVYRRKGYDYGIIALGE; translated from the coding sequence GTGGACATCGTGGTCAAGGGCCGCAACGTCGAAGTGCCGGACCATTACCGGGTTCATGTAGCCGACAAGCTCGCGAAGATCGAGCGGTACGACCATAAGCTCATCCGGGTCGACGTCGAGTTGTTCCACGAGCGCAACCCGAGACAGTCCGACCACTGCCAGCGGGTCGAGATCACCTGTGTATCGCGCGGCCCGGTGGTCCGCGCGGAAGCCTGTGCCAAGGACTTCTACAGCGCCCTGGACGCCGCGATCGCCAAGCTCGACACCCGCCTGCGCCGCGCCGCCGACCGGCGCCGGGTGCACCGGGGCCGGCACGCGCCGGTTTCGGTGGCCGCCGCGACGGCCGGCCTTCCGGTCGCCGACCTCGCCTCCGCGCCCCTGGCCACCCTGACCCGACCGGCGCCCTCCACGGTGGAGGAGCTGGACCCGGCCGCGTTCGACAATCCCCAGGACGGCCGGTCCCCGGGCCACACGCACGGCGAGGTCGACGAGTACGACGACGGCCAACCGTGGCACATCGCCCGGGAGAAGGTGCACCCGTCCACCCCGATGACCATCGACGACGCGCTGTTCCAGATGGAGCTCGTCGGCCACGACTTTTACCTGTTCCTGAACAAGGAGTCGGGCCGGCCGAGCGTCGTCTACCGGCGCAAGGGCTACGACTACGGGATCATCGCGCTCGGCGAGTGA
- the mtrA gene encoding MtrAB system response regulator MtrA, with amino-acid sequence MRARVLVVDDDPALAEMLGIVLRSEGFLPSFVADGERALAAFRDSRPDIVLLDLMLPGMSGIDVARAIRAESGIPIVMLTAKSDTVDVVLGLESGADDYVVKPFKPKELVARMRARLRRGEDVAPEMLTIGPPGNQINIDVPAHTVSRDGEEVKLTPLEFDLLVALARKPRQVFTREVLLEQVWGYRHAADTRLVNVHVQRLRAKIEPDPERPEIILTVRGVGYKAGTG; translated from the coding sequence ATGAGAGCCCGGGTTCTGGTGGTCGATGACGACCCCGCGCTGGCCGAGATGCTCGGAATCGTGCTGCGCAGCGAGGGCTTCCTGCCCTCCTTCGTGGCGGACGGGGAGCGGGCGCTGGCGGCGTTCCGGGACAGTCGTCCCGACATCGTCCTGCTCGACCTGATGCTGCCCGGCATGAGCGGCATCGACGTGGCCAGGGCGATCCGCGCCGAGTCCGGCATCCCCATCGTCATGCTGACCGCCAAGAGCGACACCGTGGACGTCGTGCTCGGGCTGGAGTCCGGCGCCGACGACTACGTGGTGAAGCCGTTCAAGCCGAAGGAGCTGGTGGCCCGGATGCGGGCCCGGCTGCGTCGGGGCGAGGACGTCGCCCCGGAGATGTTGACCATCGGTCCGCCCGGCAACCAGATCAACATCGACGTGCCGGCGCACACCGTCAGCCGGGACGGCGAAGAGGTGAAGCTGACCCCGCTGGAGTTCGACCTGCTGGTGGCACTCGCCCGCAAGCCCCGCCAGGTGTTCACCCGCGAGGTGCTGCTGGAACAGGTCTGGGGATACCGGCACGCCGCCGACACCCGGCTGGTGAACGTGCACGTCCAGCGGCTGCGGGCCAAGATCGAACCCGATCCGGAGCGACCGGAAATCATCCTCACCGTGCGGGGCGTGGGTTACAAGGCGGGTACCGGATAG